The DNA region ATTCCCCGACTATCGGGATATATTTCTATTATCTTATCGGCCATGTCTGCTAAATCATCAAGACTGACAGAGGCTCCTGATACGCTGAGAATTTGTCTGACGCTATAAGGTAACCTTTGTGACCACATCTGCTTAAGTAATGCTTCATCTAACTTGTATGAGCCTGCTAGTTGTCTCATGTGTCTAAGCAACTGTGAAGGTCTTTTGTCCCCTAACTCGCATGCGGTGAGTAGTTGCTGTAAGCGTTTTTCATCAGACTGCGAAGTACGGTGGATTACTgcggcttttattttgtcatatggGTCCGCTTCTGGTACGTTATCTATCAGGTCTCCGACTTCTGCTGCCACTTCTATGGGTAATGCTCCAACGATGTATGCATATTTTGTCGCTTGCGAGCGTATACCTCTCGACAAAAATAATGCCTCAACCTGTGCAAACCAGATCCTGGGATTATTAACACCGTACGTTGGTAATCTTAGTTCCGAGATAGCGTTGAttgagtttaaaacattatccTCTGGTTGTGGAGAGTTTAGAAGGTTGGTCGGTGAACTATCAATATCAATAAGTTTACCCGGAGAGTTCATaatgacaaaaacaaaaatatggtGTCGTgccgattaataataataaaaaaattatgtagatatatatagtaaatgtctataaaaaaataatcgaggctcaccaaataattgtggtggaccaaacaatatataaacgcaaaagtatcaacaaagttaatagcaatcaatagtaatattaatatttacaagttaaatgttacaaatgcaataacaaattagggacgttacttaaatcggctagtcgttgcgtgttctgttgagttttggtctcaaaaatccacaattataaatgcataATAATTCCACAGAGGTAAATATGACGCCAATAAGTTTCTTTGATGTAGGATATAATGGGAATGACACTGCAGTCTGAAATGAGGATAATATCCAGTTTAGAACGCAATTGACTTGGTaacgagcgagaatagaacaatgggtatGTGCGTAATAGTGTATTTGTGAACAATCGAAAAtgtgtgtcacgctatgttagaattacaacggaaaaagcgttcaaggtcgttgactgaaacaacacgtacagtcatttaatgataaatgtacatacagtgaaaaattgacaaaacaaatagaaataacattgaaaactatttacaaaataaggttgtcaggtctatctccacatagctccccccagagtgtccggaggtaacactggttacaataacaataataaaaattttataccaaaaaaaatatttacaataataaccaattaacaatgtggagatgcgtatgacATGTACGTTAACAATATACAGTGTGTTATTGAGTGAAAATAGTGGTGATATGGCATAGCatgacaaacaaaagtaatgagaatacCGTCATTTAAAAGCTTGGTTTGCTAACAATGGTAATAATGTGCAGACTGTTACTGACCCCCAAAAAAAATGAACTGcttatttttttttgtgtgtgtgtacaacaaatgaataattaaatagagtttactcgtttattattgtaacaaatttttttctatgaaaaaaaaatgtgacaaaacgaataattgtgggaaaaaaaatatggttaattatgtacactgtaaaaaaaaagggaaaaaaaatCATGGATTTTGTTGGGAAAAATCGGGTGAGTATAATCGTATAGTACAtcagtaattgtttgtttagattttttttattcgGCGAAATGTACATAGCGTTTGGGTTTTTTACGGCTCTGCCTGAGCGCGTTAAACAAGTAGGTTTGATACTCAGTTTTTCTTCCCTGTCTGCTGTAGTGGTGGTTGCTGGACGGGGTTGGTTCAGTGAAATAGTATGTTCTTTGTCAAGTTGTGCTTCGTAGAAAGCAGGCTTCATTCTATCGATAGCGATAATCTCTTTCTTTCTACACTTGTTGATTATGAAGTGTTTGGTCGTTCTTTTAATTACTTGATATGGTCCTTCATAAGGTTGTTTCAATGGCTTTTTAACAGCATCAACTCGAACAAAGACAAACTTGCATGTTTCTAGATTTCTGTTGAGTTGTATTCGATTGTTATGTTCACGAGGCGGTATGGCTTTGATTCGTTGCATGGTTTGCAGCAGTTGGCTAGCAAAACGACTTGGGTCCGTTGGTGTTAAAGTGTTTGGGTCCACTAGTTGACCTGGTAATGTAAGGGTTGTACCGTAAACTAGCTCAGCGGCTGTACAACCTatatcttcctttatagttgaacggatacccaggagtacaaatggtaatgcgtcactccattttgtcgtatcatcttgtgccatcagcgagcttttcagttggcggtgaaatctttcgaccaagccgttagctgctgggtggtaggctgttgttttgatgtggttCACGCCCAGAAGTCTTGTGAATTCCTGAAATAAGATAGACTGAAACTGGGGACCACGGTCGGTAGTGACGATAGAAGGTACTCCGTAATTTGCTATCCAACGGTCAAGGAATACGCCGGCTACTGTTTCTGCAGAAGTATCAGCAATagggcatgctatggcccatcttgtgaacctgtccaccgcagtgagaatatgagtgaatgaattagaTGGTGGCAATGGACCAACTATGTCTAAGTGGATATGCTGAAAACGTTTGTCCGGCAGGGGATACTTGCCAACTGGACTGATCGTGTGCTTCTGAATCTTGCTGCGTTGACATTGTAGGCAGCTTCGCGTCCATCGTTTtatatctgaattgatttttggccacacaaaacgctcagtaaccaatTTGATTGTGGCTCTGATTCCTGGGTGAGAAAGGTCATGCAGTTGATGAAATACCTGTCGACGACATGCTAGAGGTACAAAAGGGCGATTGTTACCCGTTGAAACATCGCAAATGATAGATGTATTTGAGAAAGGGATGGGTACTGGTTTAAGGTTCAAGTTAGACTTCTCCTGGCAGGccttcaaatctgcatcgtCTACTTGTAGTTTTGCGATGGTTTCTAGATCGATGTCTTGTTTACGTAACAGGGTATTTACGTCCTTACGTGACAATGCGTCAGCTACGACGTTGGTGTGTCCTTTGACAAATTGGATATCTGTCGTAAACTGGGAgatgtaatccagttgtcgtGCTTCGCGAGGTGAATGTCGGTCGTACGATGTGTGGAATGAGTAACATAAAGGTTTGTGATCGGTCATGATGGTAAAAGTTCGTCCTTGTAGTAAAAAGTTAAAGTGTTTAACGGCTAAGTAGATAGCAAGTAACTCCCGTCCAAAGGTACTATAGCGTTCCTGGGCTGGTGACAATCTTTTGGAGAAAAACGCTATGGGGGTAGTCATATTGTTTACCtgttgttgtaatactgccccgaTGGCTTTTTGAGATGCATCGGTACACAGAATTAAGTgggttgtggggtcagtatttagatATTGTAGCATGGTGGCATTAGCTATCATCGACTTTGCTTTTTCAAACGCTGTTTTGGCATCAAGAGAtaggttgaatgtttgattcttCTCTCTCTTCGTACCTTTTTTGTCGGCTTTCAACAGATCGGTTAATGGCTGTAATACTTCAGCACAATGTCGTAAGAAACGGCGGTAAAAATTACACATACCGAGGAAGCGTCGTAATGACTTCACCGAGGTTGGTTCGGGATAATTGGTAATAGCTTCAACCTTTTCTGGGAGTGGTTTGATGCCTTGAGAGTCAATGTAATGTCCTAAAAACTCTAAGGCTGGGACTGCGAATATGCATTTCGAAGGATTGATGACGACGCCATGTTTTTTAAAACGATCAAAAAGGGTCTGGACATGTTGGATATGCTCTTCTAAAGATGAGCTTGCAATGAGAACATCGTCGATGTATGCAAACACGAAATCAAGGCCTCTTGTTACGTTATCCATGAAGCGTTGGAATGTCTGCGCAGCGTTTTTTAATCCGAATGGCAtccttagaaactcaaacaGGCCAAAGGGTGTGATGATGGCTGTTTTCTCGATGTCTTCTGGTGCCATCGGAATTTGATGGTATGCACGCACTAGGTCGAGCTTTGAGAAGATGCATTTACCATGTAAATTTAACGCGAAGTCATGTATATGTGGAATAGGATACCTATCCGGGATGGTTTGATTGTTTAATCGTCGATAGTCACCACACGGACGCCAATCTTGGTCCTTCTTTGGTACCATGTGTAACGGCGAGGCCCAGGGGCTGTTGGATGGTCTGATaataccaagttgcatcatatgttcgaattctcttttaGCTACTTGCAACTTGCTTGGTGGTAATCTCCTCGCCCTAGCGCTAATAGGTGGTCCGGTGGTAGTGATATGGTGTTGTACCAGCTGTGGGTTACCTTCCTTTTGGTAATCTGATTTCGTAATGCACTGGTATTCTGTTAGAATGTCGTTGAAGTTGTTGTTCACAGGTTTCATTATTCGAACACCATGGATCTCGTTGTCGTTGGAGAGTGTACCATTTACCTGTAAACGTGTGTTTACGTCGATTAATCTCTTGTTGGTCATATCAACTAACAGGTTGTACGCACTAAGAAAATCGGCCCCGAGGATGGGTCGTTTGACTTGAGCAACTATGAATACCCATGTGAATCTTCTACGGAGCCCGAGATCTAATATAAGAGATTGTTCTCCATAAGTTTTGATAACTGATTCGTTAGCCGCTACCAAGGACAATTTAGTGCTTGTCGTATGTTGTCTGCGTGAGAGATGGAGTGGgatgatgctgatttctgctccCGTATCGACTAAAAAGTCTGAGCCAGAAATACGATCCCTGATGTGGAAGAGGCGGCTGACATGTTGGCCAGTAACAGCTGCCACTATTACTGTCTGGCCACTTCGTTTCCCTGATGGTCTGGCTTGCTTGCCGTGAAGTTGCACGGTTTTGTGCAACGACGTGCTTTCTCACCATAATTcgaatgataccaacaaattCCGGCTGCCCGCTTAGGTGACCTAAGACGATGTCTGGATACTGATCTCCTTCTGGACCTAGATCTGGGGCGTCGAGAATGGATGGTGGAGATAGTCGCCTGCAGTGATGTTAGCTGCCGTGTTAAGTGTGCCATTTGTTGCTGCATGTCAAGAGTAGGGTTCATAGCATCTCTACTAGCGGGTTGTACAGCGTTAATTCCCCGACTATCGGGATATATTTCTATTATCTTATCGGCCATGTCTGCTAAATCATCAAGACTGACAGAGGCTCCTGATACGCTGAGAATTTGTCTGACGCTATAAGGTAACCTTTGTGACCACATCTGCTTAAGTAATGCTTCATCTAACTTGTATGAGCCTGCTAGTTGTCTCATGTGTCTAAGCAACTGTGAAGGTCTTTTGTCCCCTAACTCGCATGCGGTGAGTAGTTGCTGTAAGCGTTTTTCATCAGACTGCGAAGTACGGTGGATTACTgcggcttttattttgtcatatggGTCCGCTTCTGGTACGTTATCTATCAGGTCTCCGACTTCTGCTGCCACTTCTATGGGTAATGCTCCAACGATGTATGCATATTTTGTCGCTTGCGAGCGTATACCTCTCGACAAAAATAATGCCTCAACCTGTGCAAACCAGATCCTGGGATTATTAACACCGTACGTTGGTAATCTTAGTTCCGAGATAGCGTTGAttgagtttaaaacattatccTCTGGTTGTGGAGAGTTTAGAAGGTTGGTCGGTGAACTATCAATATCAATAAGTTTACCCGGAGAGTTCATaatgacaaaaacaaaaatatggtGTCGTgccgattaataataataaaaaaattatgtagatatatatagtaaatgtctataaaaaaataatcgaggctcaccaaataattgtggtggaccaaacaatatataaacgcaaaagtatcaacaaagttaatagcaatcaatagtaatattaatatttacaagttaaatgttacaaatgcaataacaaattagggacgttacttaaatcggctagtcgttgcgtgttctgttgagttttggtctcaaaaatccacaattataaatgcataATAATTCCACAGAGGTAAATATGACGCCAATAAGTTTCTTTGATGTAGGATATAATGGGAATGACACTGCAGTCTGAAATGAGGATAATATCCAGTTTAGAACGCAATTGACTTGGTaacgagcgagaatagaacaatgggtatGTGCGTAATAGTGTATTTGTGAACAATCGAAAAtgtgtgtcacgctatgttagaattacaacggaaaaagcgttcaaggtcgttgactgaaacaacacgtacagtcatttaatgataaatgtacatacagtgaaaaattgacaaaacaaatagaaataacattgaaaactatttacaaaataaggttgtcaggtctatctccacaATATCATTTGAAAATACCTGTCACGGTAACTTTTACATTTGACTTTCCATGCTAAATATATTCATCCAGGTATTAAAATTATAATCCACGGTTAACCTGGTATGGATTTTACTAATGACcatatatttatgaatttttacaactcaattttatttaatttactcTTACCCTAGTCTTCGTAATTATAACTCTAAACACACTATTTAACTCATTCATATAGCATTCTATTGCTTGAAAATTTTTACTGGAAATATGGTATCTAAGTATTCAAATTTGTATAGAAAAGGAATGTTTATAATATGTTCTGTTACAAAATACTTTCGTCTTTCTAATGAGCAATGTTGTTTAACGTAtgttattcaatttatttattgtttataatgaATGACAATTTTGATGCTCATGAAAGGCATTGAATAGTATCGTATGCATAGtttattttatctaaaataGTATTGGACTCGCAGCAGCCATTACATAATTAGTTTTTTAAAGTGAACCTTCATAATTAAATACAATTACATATCATATTCTCTTAAATTAAACTCATCAGAAGTTAGTAAATTCTATGAAGTCATGAGTcctgtaatatttatttaagaaaaaattatAGATCTCATTTCGATCAGCCATACATTTTTTTTTCTAGATTGAGACGACGACAACAGACATGCAAACGACCTTCTATGTGTAGAAAGATATCAAGAACATGTACCTAAGTACGATGCAAATACGACTCTATATGACAAGATCGACCAGGAAAAAATAAACCGACAGAATCCCACAACACGCAGTTTTGCATTAGAAAACTTAAAATTGAACTAACAAGACTATTCAGTTTGGGAGAACGTAGCTACAGAGAATGGCGAACACATTACGCTCACAATGACAGTATATGTCTTCATATCTTCATTAAGTCTCATACTAAAAGGCCGTGTGCGAccagcctcaagcagttgtcacttgggctctgtggtcacgctcccaggtcgttaagaccaacactaaaccgatttccttttcaggttcctcaataAATACCCTTCCAaagtgtgggcagccgggaagtgatatcagccctcatagtcgtaacagcacacgaggccaagttggtcacattcaaatccctcCTACACCTCCAAATAAATCTCTTATCTccacgactaacccttctcacatCTCTTTGTCACggcgcaccgctagggcaaactattcgagtacgcggaacgctattcctggtctcctgaaaccacgctctaaactacacttaggagctttcaacgtccgaacactgtgccaaataggacaacaggcttcttTGGCTGGGGCTTTAGAATCTCGAgtcatcgatgtgtgctgcgtctccgaaacgcgcatacaggatccgagtagcgtcattcatttcaTCTCACCATGTCAAAGTAACGAACAACCTCAACTTACACTGCGTGTATTTGGAAGCCCTGATGCTGCTTCCCGCAGCCTTGTTGGCGTAGGTATGGCATCGAGTCCTAGAGCAGAattagctctcttagactggaccccagtagatagtcgtttgtgcgctgtccgactaaacggaacactAAAggctcggaaagatagggacactcgtcgtctctgcctactccaactgactgcagctcagatgatgtaaaagatgagttttacagaaagctttccgacctccgaaaagctaagcgctctgatgtagtaatagtggctggtgacttcaATGTTCAAGTAAGTAAACTAAGCCGAAGgtaaagacacctgggtggatcttatggtgttgtggctcaaagaacagataatggcgaccgtctgtaacagctatgctcagataaatGCCTGTTTCTTACAAACAATAACTTTTCTACCCTATTAGCTTCACAGATTCAAATACTAAAACCATCAAAGTTCTCTACAAAAGTATTCTCACTAACTAGATCAAACATGTCGATCGAAGTACTTTATCCAATTCAGTTAAAAAAATACACCACATTATTGCAACAAATGGATTATGGaaaatgaagttattttaatTCTCATTTATTCATATGGAATCACAGAAATTCCGTAATCTTCCTAAAGGAAAAGACTAACACCTTTCGAAAATCTGGATGAATACAAAGACTTCTATAAAAATAATAGTATTGAGTGTCGTCTATGCAACAGAAATTACCAAATCTTTTTAAAACGTACTCTAGTAGACATAACTGAACCAACGGAGGAAAATGTAAGACACTGTGAATGCAAGTAGAGGTAATGTGCCGTAATGTTCTTCAAGCAATTACCACTTACTGAAGAGCAGTAAAATTGTACAAACTCGTTAGACATAATCTACGCTGTGAGTCACATAACCTGTGGTTGAGATTGAGAGTGACAATCGTTCAAAACACCACACCACTATTCTTGAGCTTTTATTGTGTTATACGTATGGAAACCTCAACTCCCACGTCGATAAATCAGGATGATCTGATCCACATGTAAAGGATTGGTAAATCAAGGGcaacattcctacaactgaagaacatatagaattCGAAGcaaactcaagcaacaaataaatatatggaTTAGTGTTCAACGTTCGGTTTATCGAAAAAGCACTTGCAATCGTCTTTACTTGAATTTCAATAGATTCTGTCCAATCAGTTGTAAGAAAGCGTTAGTCAAAGCACTATTTTGTAGAGTAGAAAAGATACGTACCACCAAGAAACTGGAGGAAGAATTGAGGAACGTTGAGAAATACCTGTGAGACAACTGCTGCTCACGGAAATTCATCAAAAAGTATAAAAGAAAACCCGAAAACAACAAGACAGATGTGACCACAgtcaataaaaaaccaataTTTATGAATCCGAGCTTCAAAGATGAAACGTCGCAAGCACATTCAACACGAAGCTTATCACTGAGTTAGCAAGCACCTACCCTGAAACCAAACCAGTAATCCTGTATAAACCATGCTTAATAACCCGATCTAAGGTCGACAAGTAACCCTTCCACTATACCATCAATTGTGTCTATAAATTTAAAAGAACTTGTCGAAGCAGCTACATTGGGCGAAAGCAGAAGGTATACATTAGATTTTATGAACACGTCACGAAAAGCCTTCAAACAACAGAAAGAACCACTTTACATACCACAATCACTAAACATCTCTTGAACATAGGAACAATCAGTGTGTTTTATTCTTCTGTGGAGATTCGAATTTATTTAGGTCATCAAAATTTGCAATCACTAGACGGCATTTTGGCTCGTATCAGTGAAACATAGTACTGTAAGCAGGTAGGAAATAGCAATAAATGTGAGTTCTGTTTACCCCCAAACACTTGCATGTATAAAGCAAATGTGTAAGTTAAAACACATTGCATTACACTTATCATCACTTTAAATTCTGATGTTAGTCAAGAATTCAATGCGCCCTATGATTGAAATTGTCCAGATAAGCAGGTGGGATTCGAAATGAAAAGTTAATTCCTATCTCACATCTACACTAAGGTTCACACAAGATTCAGAAGGGCTACACTGAACTGATTAGGGACGGATCAAGCATTACCACAGCCTTCGAATAGCATTTCCCATTCAAGTAAAACTGATCTCAAGAGTGACAGACCGATTTCATATCAAAAATTGTTTCGTATCCACTGATTGGAAAATGCAACCTTCAACATGATGAATATTTCGATTCTTTCTTCCTTTCGTTCCGTAAAACCTgtaacaaaatatttcattgacGTTGTAGTGAGGAGCGGAAAATGAGAAAACCACTTTCCTCAATAGTATCGTCTAAGCATTTGAAGAAGACTAACAATTAAGTCGAGTGCGACCATAGTATTTATGAATGATCTAAAATGTACATCTAATATATAATTCCTGCTCGATCTTTGATAAATAATACCATTTGCCGTTAAATGATAGAGATCCTcacatttatttacaaatgtaaaCCGTGCACTAGTAGATGTCTTCGCAAAAAACTGGAGAAGAACTATTTTCACAGTCGTTCCCTGCTGTTGTTTAGGTCTATCTATCAAAACAGCTTTCCACCCCAACGGAAGAGACTTCATCGACAGTAGTTCATAGCTTATGAGAAGAAAACAGTGTACAATAAAAAGTGACTTATATAAATTACTGTGAAATATTAGTCATTTAAGCAAAATGAATAAAAGGACTCCAGAAAATGTTTTACTGTGTCGCATAAGTAAGACTATGACAGTTTATGAGCTCAGTGGTATTTACATGTCATTAATTTAACACAGCATTTagtaataaagaatattttcaaATTCTACTTCTGACTAAACGATACCCATTCGTCGATAAGTGCTTCCGAAGTTTTCCACACATGATCGCAAATTTCATCATTTAATGCTTGGGAGTTACATCTGCGTGGCCGACACTCAGAATAAAATGCACCAGGAATGAGATTGTTATCAAGAGCACAAAATACTGTTGTCTGAGCACCTTCACGGGATGTTTTTGTCAACCATCGAAGTAAATAGTAGACTAGaaactaaaattaaaacaaatcttAGTCGAACAGTAAAAGATAATTAGTTTACAAATGCGCATCAATACACTATAAATCCTCTCAAACACATGCATTTCATCACATATTAATCAGTAAAATCGACGTAAACAGCTTCACTGTAACAGTTCCGAAATACTGTCTTATATTCTACGATAAACAGGTAGATGCATGCACACGAGTACGCAGAAACAAATTGACCACTTATTTACCTTTCAACAACTCCatttatattactatttattcaaacacataaatattgttacaaaTGGACACCAAAGTAGATGTGCGTTACACAGATAGGACAATAAGATTGTGAAGTAAAAGAAGGAGAGGAAGTATGACCAATTAAGTAAATGGCAGTAGAGGAGAATAAATTATGATAGGAGAGACGGATCAATTTAACAGATCACAATTACAACGAATTCTTTTAGGTGACGAAGTTCCTCTCACATTTTGAAGTATAAAAGGAAATCACAACAAGATCACCGCTGATTCCTGTTATGGCTCATATATGATAACGTATTAACACAAAGACGGCCCAGATTGACATAAACCACTTTGAGTTCTAATATTTGTAGATTTATCTCATCAGCCACACTACCACCAACGCCCAAACACACCTAAAGGTTCACTACAAACAGTGAGTGTGGGAACAGGTTTTTGCTAGTCTTCCAAAAGCACTTTGTATCTTAAAGGCCCACACACATTCCATACCTAAGAACATTGAtcgtcaactgattaagtgcgatTCGAATAGTTGGGGTATCACCGTACCACCAGGACATTTGTTTTAGGAGTTGTGATGCACGATAGTCGATAATGTTGATGAGACCTGGAAGGTTCTGTCTCAAACATAAGAAATAACAGTGTTCAGATGAAATTATACGGTTTTCCGTATCATTTAGGAATATTACTGTTGTCTAGCATTACATAAAAGAAACGGGGAATTCGGTGGAACTGGTTACTTAGGTTGTAATTGCGCGAGCATTTTGGATTTACAAAGAGACCAGTAGGTTGAACTCAATCAAGGTGTCTATTCCACAAATTTTGAGCATTCCTGAAAACACTCAAAACTATGAGGAATTAGGAATTCTCTTTCTATTCAACGTTGTTTGTAAAACATTCGTCGAACGAATTTCAATTCAAGTCTTCAATTTGTATAAATTTCATTAACAAACTCATTACTTAATCCTTGTCTAGGGGTGATCACTTCGTCATCTTTCCATTCTTGTGTAACCACATTTATTTACTATTGCTGTGCTTGTAGTGAACAacaacacgggtggggacaatcgaatgtatttagcataaaatctgaataccataaagtcaatcgtcaatttgcaaaatatcaatgcatcatatcaaactggactgtttccGTTGAAAACACTAgtccattgtctcccattccattgtacatgcgttttcttacaaattccattgtgctctcgctcttcctttcttgatctccACCTCATCTTCTACTGCCAGATATTACGTTTTAACTCGCGACatacactacttatatcaatataagtagcacactcCACTTGCTAACTGTACAGACAGAGTTGAAGCCAACGTCATCATCAGCTGTTTGGTAGTAATCTTCGTCAGATTTCGCAACATCACAGTTTAGTTCACAGTGGAGATCAGTTAACTAAACGTCAAAAGAGAGTTTGTTTGAGATTTTTGCCGTAAATATGGAATACTTATGTAATAAACATTCGGGTCAACATAAACAGGCACCACTTAAACACACACGGTATGCATAAACAAGGAGTTCGCTTCATAATCAAAGGAAAAACACTGGATATAACACATAATACAAACATCAACTCACATATTTCCCTTTGCATGAACGAAAAATGGATGTTCTCACCAAGCCTGGATGAACGCTGACTGAAATAATTCCATCTCCAGACCAACGTTTACAAATCTCACGTGCATGAATCACATTTAACAGCTTACTAATAGCATAACCAGAGCCTACACCTGACAAGAATCCGCTATTCGGGTGTAATTTAGCAAACCAATGTGACAGAGATGACAGAATGATTACACGACAAGGTTTCCCATCAGATGCATGCAAACACGGCTTTAATAATTTAGTAAGCAGAAAATGACCCAAATGATTCACTTTCAAGTGTTTCTCAATTCCAAGTTCATCGTAAATCTTCTCTGGAAAATCTGCTCCAGCATTATTGATTAAGATGGAAATTGATTTTTCTCTACTAATGATACGATTCGCAAACTCTCGAATAGATTTTGGCGACTCCAGATCCAACTCTTCACAAATAAGCTATTGAAAACGAGATAATAATTACAAGGTTTACTCATGGCTCAATAACAATCTTTCAACAAACAACTTTAAACAACAAATAACATCGACTAAATAGAACCTAGGGAGTCACTGAAGATGGTAGTGGAGCGGTGAAATAGTGGTTTAAGCACTCAAATTACAGACAATACATAACAGGTTTGGATCCTGCTCCATCTAATTTCATCTGGGCATGATAACCATGAGTAAAAAAACATCACGTTAGTAAAACAATCACAATTAACATACTTGATCTGGTTCCACATGAACACTCAATACTGATGGCTTCTCATTACAAGTTCTAATCAGAAGCTCCTGTCGAGCCAATTCGCACTTCCTTAGATCTCTGCATGCCATTATAACGCGGGCCCCACGGCGAGCCAACTCATCCACCGTTTCTAATCCAATACCAGTATTGCATCCCGTAACAATAACTGTTTTACCATCCAAACGATCTTCAAGAGTACACTCACAATGACCGAAGTA from Schistosoma haematobium chromosome ZW, whole genome shotgun sequence includes:
- the RDH12_3 gene encoding Retinol dehydrogenase 12 (EggNog:ENOG410V7JA~COG:Q): MDQLFSYVSVCFFCPYMWIVVAVSTLYIIKRKYFGHCECTLEDRLDGKTVIVTGCNTGIGLETVDELARRGARVIMACRDLRKCELARQELLIRTCNEKPSVLSVHVEPDQLICEELDLESPKSIREFANRIISREKSISILINNAGADFPEKIYDELGIEKHLKVNHLGHFLLTKLLKPCLHASDGKPCRVIILSSLSHWFAKLHPNSGFLSGVGSGYAISKLLNVIHAREICKRWSGDGIISVSVHPGLVRTSIFRSCKGKYFLVYYLLRWLTKTSREGAQTTVFCALDNNLIPGAFYSECRPRRCNSQALNDEICDHVWKTSEALIDEWVSFSQK